One window of candidate division Zixibacteria bacterium HGW-Zixibacteria-1 genomic DNA carries:
- a CDS encoding AlpA family transcriptional regulator, whose protein sequence is MDRGASSLKSDIMTLEEVAAYLKVKPQTIYTWAQDKKMPAAKLGKEWRFRKSIIDMWFNQHIDEKFNGVLEKWNENREMDDE, encoded by the coding sequence ATGGACAGGGGGGCAAGTAGCTTGAAATCGGATATCATGACACTCGAGGAAGTCGCGGCCTATTTGAAGGTCAAGCCGCAGACCATCTACACCTGGGCGCAGGACAAAAAAATGCCGGCGGCCAAGCTGGGCAAGGAATGGCGTTTCAGAAAATCAATTATCGATATGTGGTTCAATCAGCATATAGACGAAAAGTTCAACGGTGTTCTGGAGAAGTGGAACGAGAACCGGGAAATGGATGATGAATAA
- the fusA gene encoding elongation factor G, producing MDMSLIHKLRNIGIVAHIDAGKTTTTERILFFTGMIHRLGEVHDGNAVMDFMKQEQERGITISSAAITTEWNGHQINIIDTPGHIDFTLEVERSLRVLDGIVMVFCAVGGVEPQSETVWHQADRYKVPRIAFVNKMDRQGADLFHTYESMNEMLGANAVLFQLPMGTEENFEGIIDLVNMTAVMYNGLERIPTEIPAEHMPIAVKYRGAMIEKLADFDDLLMELYLGEGEIAVEDIKRAARHAVLNICITPVFCGSAFKNKGIQLLLDAVVDYLPSPTDRGIITGHDASDPEIIISRKPTDKDPFSALSFKIISDPYVGQQTFIRVYSGYLQAGSYIYNATKGKRERIGRIMRVRAADRQDVTEIKAGDICALIGLKYTTTGDTLCVEDNPILLENIHYPDTVLDMSIQPAGKNDRQKLAMALNKVALEDPSFKIRFDDETEETVISGMGELHLEIVVDRLKTEHNVEVTVGKPSVAYRETVTAEVRHDYKYKKQTGGKGQFAHIVFRIEPNPNGGIEFVDHVKGGNIPREYIPAIQKGFNDIVEKGLMAGFPMVDMKFTLIDGSYHEVDSSDMAFRICTQQAMREVFHKAIPQLLEPIMKVEVNTPDEYMGDIIGDINRRRGKISNMRRYRKGSQKLNGTVPLMEMFGYASVLRTLSSGRANYSMEFLNYAPLPKTLEEKVIEDKKDKAKAA from the coding sequence ATGGATATGTCGTTAATACATAAGTTAAGGAATATCGGTATCGTAGCGCATATCGACGCCGGCAAAACGACGACAACCGAACGCATATTGTTTTTCACCGGGATGATTCACCGGCTGGGCGAAGTGCATGATGGAAACGCGGTGATGGATTTTATGAAACAGGAGCAGGAACGGGGCATCACCATCTCGTCGGCCGCCATTACCACCGAATGGAACGGGCACCAGATTAATATTATCGATACTCCGGGACACATCGATTTTACCCTTGAGGTCGAGCGCTCACTGCGGGTACTTGACGGCATTGTCATGGTTTTCTGTGCCGTCGGCGGCGTGGAGCCGCAGAGTGAAACAGTCTGGCACCAGGCCGACCGCTATAAGGTTCCCCGGATTGCTTTCGTCAATAAGATGGATCGCCAGGGGGCCGACCTGTTTCACACTTACGAATCAATGAATGAAATGCTCGGCGCCAACGCAGTTTTGTTTCAATTGCCAATGGGCACCGAAGAGAATTTCGAGGGCATCATCGATCTAGTTAACATGACGGCGGTCATGTACAACGGGCTGGAAAGAATTCCGACCGAAATTCCCGCCGAACATATGCCGATAGCAGTCAAGTATCGCGGTGCCATGATTGAAAAGCTGGCCGATTTCGATGACTTACTGATGGAATTATATCTGGGTGAGGGGGAAATTGCGGTTGAAGATATCAAGAGGGCGGCCAGGCATGCCGTTTTGAATATCTGCATCACACCGGTTTTTTGCGGTTCGGCTTTCAAGAACAAAGGCATTCAACTGCTTCTCGATGCCGTCGTCGATTATCTTCCTTCTCCGACCGATCGCGGCATTATAACCGGCCACGATGCCTCTGACCCGGAGATAATCATCTCACGGAAACCGACCGACAAAGATCCGTTTTCTGCTCTTTCGTTCAAGATTATTTCCGATCCTTATGTCGGTCAACAGACCTTTATCCGGGTTTACTCCGGTTATCTTCAGGCCGGCAGCTACATTTATAATGCAACCAAAGGGAAGCGCGAGCGAATCGGCCGCATTATGCGGGTCCGTGCCGCCGACCGGCAGGATGTTACCGAAATCAAGGCCGGCGATATCTGTGCCCTGATAGGCTTGAAATACACCACCACCGGAGATACTCTTTGCGTTGAGGACAATCCCATACTGCTGGAAAACATACATTATCCCGATACCGTTCTGGACATGAGCATTCAGCCGGCCGGCAAAAATGACCGGCAAAAACTTGCAATGGCGCTGAATAAAGTCGCTCTGGAGGATCCCTCGTTCAAGATTCGTTTTGATGATGAGACCGAAGAGACGGTAATATCCGGGATGGGTGAGCTTCACCTCGAAATAGTGGTTGACCGCCTGAAGACCGAGCATAATGTCGAAGTCACCGTTGGAAAGCCGTCGGTGGCCTATCGCGAGACCGTTACCGCCGAAGTGCGGCATGATTACAAGTACAAGAAACAAACCGGCGGCAAGGGCCAGTTTGCGCATATCGTCTTCCGCATTGAACCCAACCCGAACGGAGGCATCGAATTCGTGGACCATGTCAAGGGCGGCAATATCCCGAGAGAATATATTCCTGCGATTCAAAAAGGATTCAACGATATTGTCGAGAAGGGTCTCATGGCCGGATTCCCCATGGTCGATATGAAATTTACGCTTATTGACGGCAGTTACCATGAGGTTGACTCGAGCGACATGGCATTTCGGATTTGTACCCAGCAGGCGATGCGCGAAGTTTTCCATAAAGCGATTCCGCAGCTTCTTGAGCCGATAATGAAAGTGGAAGTGAATACGCCGGATGAGTACATGGGCGATATCATCGGAGATATCAATCGCCGCCGGGGAAAAATATCCAACATGCGCCGCTACCGCAAGGGTTCGCAAAAACTCAATGGGACGGTTCCTTTGATGGAAATGTTCGGCTATGCCTCCGTGCTGAGAACGCTGTCCAGCGGGCGGGCGAACTACTCGATGGAATTTCTCAATTATGCTCCTCTGCCGAAAACGCTGGAAGAAAAGGTTATCGAAGATAAGAAGGACAAAGCCAAAGCCGCTTGA
- a CDS encoding acetyl-CoA hydrolase has translation MKTVTKPEDVINPAIIKPGSIIYASGNAAAAQELLLHLAKDLSITDVEMYSILLLGERLKPLFSRERCQSLTHRVIFNSYLTREAVNHGWAKYHPMHLSDVPKYMLAKIKPDIVILTVSGPDPAGNYSLGTTVEAVPAAIRSARRQGGLVIAEHNRQMPFVLGTTIPSSYIDYLLETDYPLPVSPVHDPDEVAQKIGDIIAALYIKDGSGSEPGSTLQYGIGEVPEAVTSAILRKGFADLGIHTELFAGAMIKLVRQGIVTNRWKPDINFAISSIFLAESQEDYDWLNFNSSVQSRPSDFTNSVFEISKLPNMVTINSAIGVDLHGNIWADSLDARKIYSGVGGQSDFIRAARYSQDGVAIIAMKSMTKDGISKIVDRAPAGITTTATPSDAVILVSENGAFDPRGLSLGERAVGIAHLAAPSERDALLQTIYNNPAFHKPSEALRKGVPGFTSYEKAMLQF, from the coding sequence ATGAAGACAGTCACTAAACCGGAAGATGTCATAAATCCGGCCATCATAAAACCGGGAAGCATAATATATGCTTCCGGAAACGCCGCGGCGGCCCAGGAACTTTTGCTGCATCTGGCGAAGGACCTCTCCATTACCGATGTTGAAATGTACAGTATCCTTCTGCTTGGTGAAAGATTGAAACCGTTGTTTTCCCGGGAACGCTGCCAGTCCTTGACCCATCGGGTCATCTTCAATAGTTATCTGACCAGGGAAGCCGTAAATCATGGCTGGGCCAAATATCATCCGATGCATCTTTCGGATGTCCCCAAGTATATGTTGGCGAAGATCAAGCCGGACATCGTTATTCTTACCGTTAGCGGGCCCGACCCAGCCGGGAATTACAGCCTGGGCACGACTGTCGAAGCGGTCCCGGCCGCCATTCGATCGGCCCGGCGCCAGGGCGGGCTTGTTATCGCCGAGCATAATCGGCAGATGCCATTTGTTCTGGGAACAACCATTCCGAGTAGTTATATCGATTATCTTCTGGAGACAGATTATCCTCTGCCGGTCAGCCCGGTTCATGATCCGGATGAAGTTGCACAAAAAATCGGCGACATCATTGCAGCCTTGTATATAAAGGACGGCTCCGGTTCCGAACCCGGTTCGACTTTGCAATATGGGATAGGTGAGGTGCCCGAAGCAGTGACATCGGCCATCCTTCGCAAAGGTTTTGCGGATCTGGGTATTCATACCGAATTGTTTGCCGGCGCCATGATTAAGCTGGTGCGACAGGGGATCGTCACCAACCGATGGAAACCTGATATCAATTTTGCCATCTCATCCATATTCCTGGCCGAAAGTCAGGAAGACTATGACTGGCTGAACTTCAACAGCTCGGTTCAGAGCCGGCCAAGTGATTTTACCAACAGCGTTTTCGAAATATCAAAGCTTCCCAATATGGTGACTATCAACAGCGCCATCGGGGTCGACCTCCACGGGAATATCTGGGCCGATTCACTCGATGCCCGCAAAATATACAGTGGTGTCGGCGGTCAGTCGGATTTTATCAGGGCGGCCCGGTATTCGCAGGATGGCGTGGCTATTATAGCCATGAAATCCATGACGAAAGACGGAATTTCAAAAATTGTCGATCGCGCACCGGCCGGAATCACCACCACCGCGACACCATCCGACGCCGTGATTCTTGTTTCGGAAAACGGGGCCTTTGACCCGAGAGGTCTCAGCCTGGGTGAGCGAGCGGTCGGAATAGCCCATCTGGCGGCGCCTAGCGAAAGGGACGCGCTGCTTCAGACGATTTATAACAATCCCGCTTTCCATAAACCGAGCGAGGCGCTGCGAAAGGGTGTTCCCGGCTTTACTTCTTATGAAAAGGCCATGTTGCAGTTTTAG